The sequence below is a genomic window from Colius striatus isolate bColStr4 chromosome 17, bColStr4.1.hap1, whole genome shotgun sequence.
CACAGCAGGGATGGTGATGGCCaccccacctccctcctccccagggcTCATACCTGGTTCTCCCTGTCTCTGGATCCACGACTCTCCTTATGACGCTCTGCCTCGCGTCCCATTCCTCCTTCGTCATGGGCTTCATGGCCTGGATTCGGGATTTCTGTTCATCTGTCAAaactggggaaggcagcagttGGTCAGAGCTGTGCTCCTGGGTCAGAGCTGTGCTCCTGGGTCAGTCCCTGCCCGGGGGGCACGGCCCCACTCCTGAACTGAGCAGACACCAGCTGCGCTGCTTTCCCTGCAGTACTCGGGGTTTGGTGAGGAACCACACAAAGAAAGGGCCACTTCACCTCTCCAAGCCAGACCCAGCTTTGCTGGGGTGTTACAGCTGTCCCTGTACACACACCTCCTGGGGGGCCAGGAAGGGAAGCACCATCCTTACCTGGTCCTGAGTCCACCAGTGACTCCTTCTGCCACTGCTCCAGCGAGGGGCCAGGCACCACTTCTCCCTTGGCTTTCTCCTCCTTACCCCTTTCCTTTGacttcttttttgctttcttctttattttcttcttctttttctctctctgtttcctttgcttttttttgctgtgtcGACTCTTCTTTGTTTTGGAGTCACTGTCACTGGAATCAGCagaagaggagctggaggaagaggaagatgaggaggaggTGCTGGATGATGTCTCAGAGGAAGAGGTACTtgccttcctcttctttttttcctttctttccttcttctttcctgcAATATGTAAGAGGTTGAGTGAGCAGCTCTGGGGATGCTGGGTaaccccctcccagcctggTTTCTTTCTTGCCTTAACAGCAAATCCCTCAGACTCCAGGGCAAATACCCCCTGCACCGACACCTTTAACACATCACAGTGTGTAGTGTCACACTGCTAGACCAGCACATGGAGGTGCTGTAGAGCTCCACAGCGGTCAGAACGGGACTGAAATAGGCCCAGCAAGGAGACAGACATGGATTTAGCCGAAAGCAGGGACCCTCTTCTCCCACTGGGCCCCCTCCATGCACCTGCCCCAGGAAGATGTGGTGGCAGCGCGGGGTCGGGGGCCTTTCCCCACTTCCCTACCTCCCACAGAGCTCCACTTGTGGCTGTGACACCCAGAGGTTCGCTCCTGcagaggagagctgctgccctggtGTGAGtccttgctgcttttcctccttttcttctccttcctctcctgtcTGCTCCGGGAACTGCTTTTGCTCCTGCTCCGTGATCGCTTCCGTGACCGGCTGTGGGCCATCGCGCCTCAGCCCCTGCAGGGAGGGGTTACAGCAGGGCCTCAGGGGAGaccacagccagcagccccacacacctGAAACCCAACCTGCAAGATCTGCTGTGTTAaactccctccctgctccccgcTGCTCTCGCTGAGCTGCACCCCAAAGGACTGACccagtttgttttttaaaccagtGAGAGCCTCCATCCTCCCTGGCCTGTGGCTGCAGGTTGGCTGATGGACAGGGACCCAGCTCAGAGCATAAGCTGTTTTCTAAAAGCAAATTGGAGTATTAAATATTCATTCCTCTCCTTGACTCCTCTGCTCCTGGCTGTTTAAATAATGGGCTGATTGACTCCGTGCTCGGCTCAGACGATTCCTTCCGCTGACTGTGGCTGCAGCATCCAGCACGCTCTGGCAGCATCTGCCTGTGGCTGCTCTGGCctcacagctcccagccctggcctgtggctgctgaggctcagccctggggcCGTGGGGCACAGCTTTGCCTGCAAACCCCAGTGGGTTATATATTCATCACCACATCCAGGCACAGCCAAGAGaatgcttgagggcaggaaggctctgcaCAGGGATCTGGAGAGGCTGCtcaat
It includes:
- the ARL6IP4 gene encoding ADP-ribosylation factor-like protein 6-interacting protein 4 gives rise to the protein MAHSRSRKRSRSRSKSSSRSRQERKEKKRRKSSKDSHQGSSSPLQERTSGCHSHKWSSVGGKKKERKEKKKRKASTSSSETSSSTSSSSSSSSSSSSADSSDSDSKTKKSRHSKKKQRKQREKKKKKIKKKAKKKSKERGKEEKAKGEVVPGPSLEQWQKESLVDSGPVLTDEQKSRIQAMKPMTKEEWDARQSVIRRVVDPETGRTRLIKGDGEVLEEIVSKERHKEINKQATRGDGLAFQVRTGMLQ